DNA from Streptomyces sp. NBC_01260:
CGGCCCGGCGGGAGTTTCAGGAACGCCGTCGGGTGCAGGGGCGCGGCGTTGGGGGAGTAGTGGCCGCCACGGGCTGGTTTCGCCCGGTGCTCCGCCGCGGTCGCGGTGGTGGCCCAGCGGCCGGTCGCCGCCGTCGTGGCGGCAGCCGTGGCCAGCGCGCCGGCCATGAGTTGTCTGCGGTTCAGGGGCATGGAGGGGTCTCCTGCTCTCTGCCGGCCGTGGGGGGACTCCGGCTCGGGGAAGGCACATGACACGTGCGGGCTGCCATGACGCACCGGTCCGGGGATGCCGGAGCGCGCGCACGGCAAGGGGCGCCGTAGCGACCGGAGGGGCTGCATGGCAAGGTTTCTTGCAACGTTGGAAAATTGCTGTCGGCGGTATGACAGCACGACGTCAAGCGGCTGTCCAGGGCTGCGGCGGTAACCGGCGGGCCAGGGGCCGCCGTTCGGCCACGGGTATCTCCGACACATTTTGGAAACGCATCGACAACGCTCTTGCCGCCCGTGCCGCGCCGCCTATATAACGTTGTAAACCGAGCCGCCGAGAGGCCGCGCAAGCTCTCACGACCGCAGTTCGTGCAGCTGGGGCCCACCCCCGTGAAGCACTGGCGGGGGTCGTGAGGAATGCAGTGGCATCAGCCGCCGAGCGGCCGATGCGTCGTCCAGCCATGCCCGACCGCACGCCCGCCGGTGTGCCGTCAACCCGCCAAGGAGCTCCCGCGCATGATGATCCAGCGCCGAACCCGTACCCTCGCCGTGGCCTGCCTCCTCGCCGCCACCGCCACGCTGGCCGCCTCCGGCTGCTCCAAGTCGGAGGGCTCGGACAATGCGAGCGCTGACAGCAGCCAGGGCGCCCAGGCGGCCAAGTCCCCCGAGACCTCGTCCGGTTCCGGCTGCTCGCTGCAGACCTACGGGTCGCCGAAGCTGGACCTGAAGAACGCGGTGGTCGGCTTCTCCCAGTCGGAGAAGGAGGCCAACCCGTTCCGGATCGCCGAGACCCAGTCCATCAAGGACGAGGCCAAGAAGGTCGGAGTCAAGAAGCTGCTCACCACCAACGCCCAGTCGCAGCTGTCCAAGCAGATCAGCGACATCCAGGACATGCTTTCCCAGGGCGCCCAGTTCCTCATCGTCGCCCCGCTGAACTCCGACGGCCTGGAGCCGGCGCTGAAGGCCGCCGCCGCCAAGAAGGTCCCGGTCCTCACTGTCGACCGCAAGCTCAACTCCACCGCGTGCAAGGACTACGTGGCCTTCCTCGGCTCCGACTTCGTCGAGCAGGGCAAGCGCGCGGCGGACGCGATGATCAAGACGACCGGCGGCAAGGGCAAGGTCGCCATCCTCCTCGGCGCCTCGGGCAACAACGTCACCACCGACCGCACCAAGGGCTTCGTCGACCAGCTCAAGGCCAAGGCGCCCGGCCTGAAGATCGTCGCCCAGCAGACCGGCGAGTTCGCCCGCGACAAGGGCCAGCAGGTCATGGAGCAGCTCATCCAGTCCAAGCCCGACATCACCGCGGTCTACGCGGAGAACGACGAGATGGGTCTCGGCGCCGTCACCGCGCTGAAGGCCGCAGGCAAGAAGCCCGGCAGGGACGTCAAGATCGTCTCCGTCGACGGCACCCGCAACGCCGTCCAGGCCCTGGTCAACGGCGAGTACAACGCAGTCATCGAGTCGAACCCGCGCTTCGGCCCGCTGGCCTTCGCGACCGCCCAGAAGTTCTACGGCGGCGAGGAGATCCCGGAGAACGTCATCATCTCCGACCGTGCCTACGACGAGTCCAACGCCAAGGCCTCGCTCGGCGGCGCGTTCTGACCATGACCGGCCACACCTGCCCGTAGTACCCGCGGGGGAGCCGCCTGCCGGGTTCGGACGCGTACCGATCCGCGCCCGAGCCCGGCCCGCACCGGCCCCCGACGGCGGACCGCCGCCGAGACGCTCCCACCCGTCACGGCGGCGACCGGGCCCACACCCTTGGAAGAGCGGAAGGCCAAGACCAGCCATGGCACCACCCGAAGCAGTACCGCAGCCGCCGGAGCCGGCCGCCGACGCGAAGGAGGCAACCGCGCCGTCGGCCGCCGACGCCCAGGAATCCACCGCGCCGGCCTCCTTCGTGAAGGAGACCGCCGAGGCGGAGCAGGCCCCCGCGCCGGCCGGGGCCGTCCTCGAAGCGCGCTCGGTGAGCAAGCGGTTCCCGGGCGTCGTCGCCCTCGACGACGTCTCCTTCTCCCTGCGCGCCGGGGAGACCCACGCACTGGTGGGGGAGAACGGAGCCGGCAAGTCCACCCTGATCAAGGTGCTGACCGGCGTCTACCAGCCCGACGAGGGCGAGCTGCGGCTGACCGGGCAACAGATCGCCTTCGCCCGGCCGTTCGAGGCGCAGCAGGCCGGTATCTCCACGATCTACCAGGAGGTGAACCTCGTCCCGCTGATGAGCGTGGCGCGCAACATCTTCCTCGGGCGTGAGCCTAAGAACCGTTTCGGCCTGATCGACTTCGGTCGTATGCACCGTGAGACCACCGAACTGCTCGACGGTTTCGGCGTACGCGTCGACCCGAAGCGGCCCTTGCACACCCTGGGCATCGGCACCCAGCAGATGGTCGCCCTCGCCCGCGCCGTCTCGGTCAACGCCCAGGTCGTCATCATGGACGAACCCACCTCCTCGCTGGAGCCGCGCGAGGTCGAGACCCTCTTCCGGGTCATCGAGGACCTGCGCGCACGCGGGATCGCGGTGCTCTACGTCAGCCACCGCATGGATGAGCTCTACCGGATCTGCGACCGCGTCACCGTGCTCCGCGACGGCCGCCACATCCACACCGGCGACCTCGCCGACCTCGACCGCATGCAGCTCGTCTCGATGATGCTCGGCCGCGACATGGCCGAGGTCCGCCGCTCCGGCCTCACCAGCTTCGGCTCCGAGGGCCACGACGCCTCGCGCACCCCGGTGCTCACCGCGACCGGACTCTCCCGCAACCACCAACTCCACGACATATCCCTGTCGTTGTACGCCGGTGAGGTGCTCGGTCTCGGTGGGCTCCTCGGCTCCGGCCGCAGCGAGACCGCGAAGGCCCTGGCCGGTGCGCTGAGCCTGGACTCCGGTGAGATCGGGGTCGGCGGACGCACCCTGCGCAGGCTCACCTCCGCCGGTGCCATCCGGGCCGGCATCAGCCTGCTGCCCGAGGACCGCAAGGCCGAAGGCATCGTCCCCGGCCTCTCGGTGCGCGAGAACATCGTGCTGGCCGCGATGCCGCGCCTCTCCCGCGCCGGTGTCGTCTCCCGCGCCAAGCAGGACCGCATCGTCGAGATCTTCATGAAGCGGCTGCGGATCAAGGCGGCGAGCCCCGAACAGAAGGTCGGCGAGCTCTCCGGCGGCAACCAGCAGAAGGTCCTGCTGGCCCGCTGGCTCTGCCTGGAGCCCAAGGTCCTGCTGCTCGACGAACCCACCCGCGGCATCGACGTCGGCGCCAAGGCCGAGGTCCAGAGCCTCATCGACGACCTCGCCCGCGAGGGCCTCGCCGTCCTGCTCATCTCCTCCGACATCGAGGAACTCATCGAGGGCGCCGACCGCATCGTCGTCCTGCGCGGCGGCGCGGTCGCGGGCGAACTGGCGGGCGACGAGGTGGCCGAGAGCCATCTGCTCGAAGTGCTCGCCGACCACTCACCGGCGCCCGCAGGGAAGGCCCCGGCCGCTCAGGAGGACCCCCGATGACCCAGGCCACGCTCTCCACACCTGCCGCCCGCCCGCTGGCGCGGCTGCGCGACCCCGCCTGGTACCAGGAGTACGGCGTGTACGTCGCCGTCGCGGTAGTGCTCCTCTTCAACGCCCTGTTCACCGAGCACTTCATGACCGCGGACAACCTCCGCACCCAGCTCGTCCAGGTCGCGCCCATCGTCATCGTCGCCCTGGGCATGGCCCTGGTGATCGGCACCGAGGGGGTCGACCTCTCCGTCGGCTCGACCATGGCGGTTGCCGCGGCCCTCCTGCCGCTCTACCTCGGCTACGGGCTGGTGCCCGCGCTCGTCATGGCGCTGCTGGCCGGTGCGCTCGTCGGAGCGGTCAACGGCACGCTGGTCTCCCTCGTCGGGCTCCAGCCGATCGTCGCCACACTCGCCCTGTTCGTCGGCGGCCGCGGTCTGGCCCTGGTCATGGCGGACGGTCAGCTCAAGCAGATCGTCAACCCCGACCTGCTCTCCCTCGGCACCGGATCCTTCCTCGGCATCCCGCTGGTCGTCCTCATCGCCGCGGTCCTCGCGGTCGCCGTCGCCTTCCTGGTCCAGCGCACCACCTTCGGCCGCCAGGTCGTCGCCATCGGCGGCAACCGGTCCGCGGCCTCCCTCGCCGGACTGCCCGTGCGCCGGGTGCTCATCGGTGTGTACGTGCTCTGCGGGGCGTTCGCCGCACTGGCCGGCATCCTCGCCACCGCCAGGCTCACCGCCAGCGACCCCTCCTCGCTCGGCACCCTCATGGAACTCTCCGCCATCACGGCGGTCGTGGTCGGCGGCACCCCGCTCAACGGCGGTTCCATCCGGGTGCTCGGCACGGTCGCGGGCGCCCTGCTGATGCAGCTGCTGCGCGCCACCCTCGTCAAGCACGACCTGCCCGACTCCACCGCACAGATCGCCCAGGCGGCCATCATCATCGCCGCCGTCTACGTCGCCCGGGAGCGTCGGTCCCGATGAACGAAACCTCACCCGCACCGGTGGCCCAGGCCCCGGCACCGCGCAAGACCCCGGCAGCGGCAGGCGGCGGTGCGCCCCGCCCCGTGACCGGGACACCACCCCCGCTCGGGCAACGGCTCGCCGAGCTCCTCCAGCGTCAGGGCGTGCTCGCGGTCCTGCTCACGGTCGTGATCGTCGCGTCGTTCATCTACCCGACGTTCGCCACCCTGGACAACGCGCGCGGCGTGACCGTACAGGCGTCGTTCCTCGCCGTGGTGGCCCTCGGCATGACCATGGTCATCATCACCGGCGGCATCGACCTGTCCGTCGGATCCGTCTTCGCGCTGGGCGGCGTGCTCGCCGCCTGGGCATCCACATGGGGCTTCCTGGCCGCGCTGTTCGTGCCACTCGTGGTGTGCGGTGCGATCGGACTGCTCAACGGCTTCCTGGTCGCCCGCGCCGGGATGGCGCCGTTCATCGTCACGCTCGCCACCCTGCTGGGGGCCCGCGGCATACTCCTCGCCTTCACCGACGAGGGCGCCACCACCTACCTGGTGCCCAAGGGATCGGCCTTCGCCGAGCTCGGGCAGGGGAGCGTGTGGGGCTTCGGCTACCCGATCCTGATCGCCCTCGTACTGTTCGGCATCGGCGGACTGCTGCTGCAGCGCACCTCGTTCGGACAGACGCTCTTCGCCGTCGGCGGCAGCAGTGACGCGGCCACCCTGATGGGCCTGCCCGTGGCCCGTACCAAGATGCTGGTCTACACGCTCAGCGGACTGCTGGCCGGACTCGCCGGGGCGCTCAACGCGGCCAGGCTGTCGTCCGGGGTCACCATCGTCGGCGTGGGCATGGAGCTCGACGCGATCTCCGCCGTCGTCATCGGCGGCACACTCCTGATCGGTGGCGCCGGGTCGATCAGCGGAACGCTCTGGGGCGTCCTGCTGCTCGCCGTCATCCAGAATCTGATCAACCAGATCGGCTCGCTGAACTCCTCGTACCAGTCGGTGGTCAGCGGAGGCTTCCTTATCGTTGTCGTCGTGGCCCAGCGCTATCTGGCGCGCAGCCGCAGAACCACCTGAACCTGTGCCGGGGCCGCGGCCCCGGCACAGGCCGAGCCGTACCGGCGGAGCCGGGCCACTGCGCTTCAACGCGCGTCAAGTCGATTCAGGGAGTGCCGTGGGCGTCAGCCTCAAGGACGTTGCGCAACGGGCGGGCGTATCCATCAAGACCGTGTCGAACGTGGTGAACAACTATCAGCACGTCACACCGAAGATGCGCGCCAAGGTGCAGCAGGCCATCGACGAGCTCGGCTACCGGCCGAACCTCACCGCCCGGCATCTGCGCAAGGGCCGCACGGGCATCATCGCCCTCGCCGTCCCCGAGTTCGGCAACCCGTACTTCGCGGAGCTGGCCGGCGAGGTCGTCGACGCGGCCGCCCGGCACGACTACACCGTGCTGGTCGACCACACCGGCGGGCTGCGGGAGAAGGAGCTCCTGGTCAGCCAGGGTTTCCGGTCCCATGTGATCGACGGCCTCATCCTCAGTCCCATCCATCTGGAGACCGAGGACCTGATGGCGCGCACCGAGACGGCCCCACTGGTGCTGCTGGGCGAGCGCGAGTACGAGGCGCCGTACGACCACATCGCCATCGACAACGTGGAGGCCTCCCGTGAGGCCGTACGCCACCTTATCGATCAGGGGAACCGGCGCATCGCCTTCCTCGGCTCGCGCACCGGCCGTGAGCGGCAGCCGGCCCATCTGAGGCTGCGCGGATGGCGGGAGGAGCTCGCCGCCGAGGGCATCGCCCCCGACGAGTCGCTGGTCGTAGTCACCGACGGCTACGGCCGCGAGGACGGGGCCACCGCGATGGCCGCCCTCCTGGACCGCGGGGAGCAGCCCGACGCCGTGTTCGCGTACAACGACCTCATCGCCATCGGCGCGATGCGCACCCTGTCCGAACGCGGTCTGCGCATCCCCGAGGACGTCGCCGTCGTCGGGTTCGACAACATCGAGGAGAGCCTCTACGGAGCCACCACGCTCACCACGGTCGCCCCGGACAAGGAGGCCATCGCCCGGCTCGCCGTCGACAGCCTCGTCGAACGACTCTCCGGCGACGAGGCACCGGCACCCCGGCGGCCCCGGCCCGGCTACCGGCTGATCGTCCGGGAATCGACCGTCCCCCGCTCTTCCGGAGTGTCCGGCGGATCCTGACCGGGGCCGCGGCGCCCGGCACACCCGCCCGAGCCGTCCCCGCCCCGCCCGGCCGTCCGCTCGTCCCAAGGATCTCTGATGCCTCGCCCCACCGTGAACCGCAAACCGTTCGGCGCCCATGGGAACACGGACGTCGATGTCTGGACGCTCGACTCCGGCACCGGAGTCCGGGCCGAGATCCTCACCTACGGCGGCATCCTGCACCGGCTCACCGTGCCGGACACCGGAGGAGCCCCCGCGTCGGTCGTCCGGTCGCTGGCGGGCCTGGACGACTACACGGGCAGCAACCCGTTCTTCGGCGCTCTCATCGGCCGCTTCGCCAACCGCATCGCGCACGGCCGCTTCACCCTCGACGAGGCCGAGTACCAGGTCCCCGCCAACGACCGGGGACACGCCCTGCACGGCGGGCCCGACGGCTTCCACACCCGTGTCTGGCAGGCCGCCGGGGAGGCCACCGACACGGCCGCGACGCTCCGCCTCACGCTGCGCAGCCCCGACGGCGACATGGGATTCCCCGGGGCACTGGACGTCACTGTCACCTACGCCCTCGACGCGGCGGGCACACTCGCCCTCGACTACACCGCGACCACGGACCGCCCCACCGTCGTCAACCTCACCAACCACGCCTACTTCGACCTCGCCGCACAGGGAGACATCCTCGGCCACACGCTCCAGGTGGACGCCGACAGCTATCTCCCCGTCGACGAGGACGGCATTCCCGAGGGCCCGGCCACGGCGGTGCACGCCACCCCGTTCGACCTCACCACCCCGTGCACCGTCGGGGAACGGATCGCGCTCCCCGACGAACAACTGCGCAGGGCGGGCGGCTTCGACCACTGCTGGATCCTCCGGGGGCCCGGCACGGGTCTGCGCCGGGCCGCCCGGCTCACCGCTCCCGGGGCCGGGCGCATCCTGGAGGTGTGGACCACCGAACCCGGCATCCAGGTCTACACCGCCAACCAGCTCGACGGCACCCTGGCCGCCCCCGGCGGCGGCCGCCACGGCCGCCACGGCGCAGTCTGCCTGGAGACCCAGCACCTGCCCGACTCGCCCAACCGGCCGGACCACCCCGGCACCGTGCTGCGCCCGGACGAATCCTTCCGCAGCCGGACCGAGTTCAGGTTCCCGCACCTCGCCGCCGTCACGGCCTGAACCTCCGGGCACCCCCATGAAACGGCCCGGCCCGCGGATGTATCGCACTCCGCGGGCCGGGCCTCCTTGCGTGCCGCGCTACTTCAGGTACGGACCCGCCGCCCCGACCTTCCCCGGTGCGGCGTTGCGGCCGCCGAGGTCCAGGACGTAGACCCGCATGTTGCCCTTGCCGGGGGCTGCCACGCTCAGCTTTCCGTCCGCAACCACCTTGGTGTCACCGGTGACGGCGTCCCGGTAGGTGCCGTTGGGAATCCCGGTGTACGTGGCCGCGCCGGTGACCGTCACCAGGGCGAAGCTGTCGACTCCGCTCGCGGCGTCGGTGTAGCGCCGCTTGTACGCCATCTCCCCGGTGATGCCCTCGGTGGAGTACTGGCCCATCTGCAGGGCCGGCACCGCACGGCGGATCTCGTTGAGCCGCTGGACGTGCTTGACCAGCGGCTTGCTCAGTGTGTTCGCGACCTCGCCGGTGGCCGACGAGACCTTGCCGAAGTCGGAAGCCTCGACCGTGCCCGCGACGTGGTCGCCGTAGTAGGCGCGGCCGGTGGTCGCCAGCGGGCAGCTGGGCCCGCAGTCGATCTTCTTGCCGGCCTGGAACTCGATCTCCGATCCGTAGTACAGGGTCGGGATGCCGCGGAACGTCCACATCAGGGCCATGTTCTCGGCCCAGGCGTCGGTGCCGCCCGGATAGCGCTCACTGCTCTTGTTGGGGCCGTAGTCGTGACTGTCCACGTAGACGACGTTGTACGTGGCGTCGTTGTAGCTGTCGTCCGAGTCCCTGCCGTTGTTGTACGCGTTGTTGGCGTCCCCGAAGTTCATGTGCATCCGCATGTCGATGACGTTCATGCCGGAGAACTTGCTGTGGTCGGGTGTGTGATATGCGTTCCCGTCGAGGAAGGCGTTGGCGGACGTCGGCTGCGCCCCGGTGCCCAGCTTCTCCTCGTAGTCGTACATCTCCAGTGCGGCCTTGGTGTCGTCGGCGTTGTACTCCTTGCGCTCCTTCCAGGTGAAGAACTGCGCGGAGTGGTTGACCGAGCCGCGGTTCCACTTGTCGTTGACGAACGCGCCCACCTCACCGAAGACGAAGAAGTTCTTCGCCGCCTCCACGCCGAACTGCTGGGTGACGCGCTCCTGGATCGCCGGCAGGAACCGGCGGTTCCAGGTGGTGCGTGGAATGTGGACGGCGCTGTCGATCCGGAAGCCGTCGACGCCCATGTCGATGTACTTGTTGTACGCCCCGATCAGGTAGTTCTGGACGGGTGCCGACTCGGTGTTGAAGTCGGCCAGGTCGTCGTGCAGCCAGCAGGAGCGCGAGTCCTCGCCCTCCCAGTTCCCCAGCCAGCAGTTGTGGTAGTACACCTTCGGGAACATGCCCGAAGTCGGGTTCGACCACTGGCAGTTGTAGATCCGGTAGCCCTCCGGGGAGGTGTACTGAGTGGGCTTCCCCCAGTCCACGCAGGTGTTGCCGGCCGGCTCCGCGGTCGACCACAGGTCGCCGTTGTAGTACGACTTGCCGGTCTTGGGGTCGATGGTCAGACCGTCGTACTCGAAGCCCTCCTGCTTCTCGTCGTAGTACCAGCTCCACTGGTCGTCCCGCACCCCGTAGACGGTCGGCGTGTACAGGCCCTTGGCGCCCCAGCGTGAGGAGTGGTTGTAGACGACGTCCTGGTAGATCTTCATGCCCTTGGCGTGCGCGGCGTTGATCAGGTCCTGGTACGAGGCACCCGCCGATTCGAGCCGGGGGTCGACCTTGTAGAAGTCGTAGCCGTGATAGCCGTGGTAGTCGTAGTCGGACCGGTTCAGGACCACCGGAGTGATCCAGATCGCGGAGAACCCGAGGCCCTTGACGTAGTCGAGCTTGTTGACCAGGCCCTTGAAGTCCCCCCGGAACATGGGGTCGTTATTGGCGGCGTTTCCGGACTTCACGTCCTGGTTGCCGCCTCTGTTGTTGCTCGTGTCCCCGTCGTTGAAGCGGGCGGTGAGGACGAAGTAGATCGGGTCCTTGCGCGGGTCGGTGCCCAGCGGCTTGCCGGCTGCCGGAGTCGCGGGCCTGGTTCCCGTCGTCGCCTTGGCGGCGGCCGAGGGCGCCGAGGTGTTGCCCGCCGCGTCGACCGCCCTGACGGTGTAGCTGTATGCCGTCCTCTCCTCAAGGTTGGCGTCCGAGAAGACGGTCGAGCCGACGTCGCTCACCATCGTGCCCTTGCTGCCGCCGGTGCGGGTGACCTGATACTTCGTCACCCCTCGGTTGTCGCGTGACGGTTCCCAGGTGAGGACGACGGATACGCCGTCCGCGTCGGCCTTCACGGCGGCCGGGACGGTGGGTGCCTCGGTGTCCGGCGGTTCGGCGACGC
Protein-coding regions in this window:
- a CDS encoding ABC transporter permease, with the translated sequence MNETSPAPVAQAPAPRKTPAAAGGGAPRPVTGTPPPLGQRLAELLQRQGVLAVLLTVVIVASFIYPTFATLDNARGVTVQASFLAVVALGMTMVIITGGIDLSVGSVFALGGVLAAWASTWGFLAALFVPLVVCGAIGLLNGFLVARAGMAPFIVTLATLLGARGILLAFTDEGATTYLVPKGSAFAELGQGSVWGFGYPILIALVLFGIGGLLLQRTSFGQTLFAVGGSSDAATLMGLPVARTKMLVYTLSGLLAGLAGALNAARLSSGVTIVGVGMELDAISAVVIGGTLLIGGAGSISGTLWGVLLLAVIQNLINQIGSLNSSYQSVVSGGFLIVVVVAQRYLARSRRTT
- a CDS encoding ABC transporter permease yields the protein MTQATLSTPAARPLARLRDPAWYQEYGVYVAVAVVLLFNALFTEHFMTADNLRTQLVQVAPIVIVALGMALVIGTEGVDLSVGSTMAVAAALLPLYLGYGLVPALVMALLAGALVGAVNGTLVSLVGLQPIVATLALFVGGRGLALVMADGQLKQIVNPDLLSLGTGSFLGIPLVVLIAAVLAVAVAFLVQRTTFGRQVVAIGGNRSAASLAGLPVRRVLIGVYVLCGAFAALAGILATARLTASDPSSLGTLMELSAITAVVVGGTPLNGGSIRVLGTVAGALLMQLLRATLVKHDLPDSTAQIAQAAIIIAAVYVARERRSR
- a CDS encoding LacI family DNA-binding transcriptional regulator, coding for MGVSLKDVAQRAGVSIKTVSNVVNNYQHVTPKMRAKVQQAIDELGYRPNLTARHLRKGRTGIIALAVPEFGNPYFAELAGEVVDAAARHDYTVLVDHTGGLREKELLVSQGFRSHVIDGLILSPIHLETEDLMARTETAPLVLLGEREYEAPYDHIAIDNVEASREAVRHLIDQGNRRIAFLGSRTGRERQPAHLRLRGWREELAAEGIAPDESLVVVTDGYGREDGATAMAALLDRGEQPDAVFAYNDLIAIGAMRTLSERGLRIPEDVAVVGFDNIEESLYGATTLTTVAPDKEAIARLAVDSLVERLSGDEAPAPRRPRPGYRLIVRESTVPRSSGVSGGS
- a CDS encoding aldose epimerase family protein; this encodes MPRPTVNRKPFGAHGNTDVDVWTLDSGTGVRAEILTYGGILHRLTVPDTGGAPASVVRSLAGLDDYTGSNPFFGALIGRFANRIAHGRFTLDEAEYQVPANDRGHALHGGPDGFHTRVWQAAGEATDTAATLRLTLRSPDGDMGFPGALDVTVTYALDAAGTLALDYTATTDRPTVVNLTNHAYFDLAAQGDILGHTLQVDADSYLPVDEDGIPEGPATAVHATPFDLTTPCTVGERIALPDEQLRRAGGFDHCWILRGPGTGLRRAARLTAPGAGRILEVWTTEPGIQVYTANQLDGTLAAPGGGRHGRHGAVCLETQHLPDSPNRPDHPGTVLRPDESFRSRTEFRFPHLAAVTA
- a CDS encoding ABC transporter substrate-binding protein gives rise to the protein MMIQRRTRTLAVACLLAATATLAASGCSKSEGSDNASADSSQGAQAAKSPETSSGSGCSLQTYGSPKLDLKNAVVGFSQSEKEANPFRIAETQSIKDEAKKVGVKKLLTTNAQSQLSKQISDIQDMLSQGAQFLIVAPLNSDGLEPALKAAAAKKVPVLTVDRKLNSTACKDYVAFLGSDFVEQGKRAADAMIKTTGGKGKVAILLGASGNNVTTDRTKGFVDQLKAKAPGLKIVAQQTGEFARDKGQQVMEQLIQSKPDITAVYAENDEMGLGAVTALKAAGKKPGRDVKIVSVDGTRNAVQALVNGEYNAVIESNPRFGPLAFATAQKFYGGEEIPENVIISDRAYDESNAKASLGGAF
- a CDS encoding sugar ABC transporter ATP-binding protein — translated: MAPPEAVPQPPEPAADAKEATAPSAADAQESTAPASFVKETAEAEQAPAPAGAVLEARSVSKRFPGVVALDDVSFSLRAGETHALVGENGAGKSTLIKVLTGVYQPDEGELRLTGQQIAFARPFEAQQAGISTIYQEVNLVPLMSVARNIFLGREPKNRFGLIDFGRMHRETTELLDGFGVRVDPKRPLHTLGIGTQQMVALARAVSVNAQVVIMDEPTSSLEPREVETLFRVIEDLRARGIAVLYVSHRMDELYRICDRVTVLRDGRHIHTGDLADLDRMQLVSMMLGRDMAEVRRSGLTSFGSEGHDASRTPVLTATGLSRNHQLHDISLSLYAGEVLGLGGLLGSGRSETAKALAGALSLDSGEIGVGGRTLRRLTSAGAIRAGISLLPEDRKAEGIVPGLSVRENIVLAAMPRLSRAGVVSRAKQDRIVEIFMKRLRIKAASPEQKVGELSGGNQQKVLLARWLCLEPKVLLLDEPTRGIDVGAKAEVQSLIDDLAREGLAVLLISSDIEELIEGADRIVVLRGGAVAGELAGDEVAESHLLEVLADHSPAPAGKAPAAQEDPR
- a CDS encoding carbohydrate binding domain-containing protein produces the protein MKRSPHLRLRRPLAAAATAVGLLSLFTAVPDPAEASSAVPVAAGENTATVFYYTKTRDWSAYNLHYAPDGGSWTAVPGVRMEAACTDWVKKTVPLGSSSGLAATFNNGSGVWDNNSGKNYALGTGTITVKDGVVAHSDPCAVPGPDPGTGTGNDSTVYYSTTTVGWSTTNLHYRPAGGSWTTVPGVGMEAACTGWVKRSVDLGAATEMQAAFNNGNGVWDNNNGSDYRIPAGVTTVKDRKVTKDAADPCVAEPPDTEAPTVPAAVKADADGVSVVLTWEPSRDNRGVTKYQVTRTGGSKGTMVSDVGSTVFSDANLEERTAYSYTVRAVDAAGNTSAPSAAAKATTGTRPATPAAGKPLGTDPRKDPIYFVLTARFNDGDTSNNRGGNQDVKSGNAANNDPMFRGDFKGLVNKLDYVKGLGFSAIWITPVVLNRSDYDYHGYHGYDFYKVDPRLESAGASYQDLINAAHAKGMKIYQDVVYNHSSRWGAKGLYTPTVYGVRDDQWSWYYDEKQEGFEYDGLTIDPKTGKSYYNGDLWSTAEPAGNTCVDWGKPTQYTSPEGYRIYNCQWSNPTSGMFPKVYYHNCWLGNWEGEDSRSCWLHDDLADFNTESAPVQNYLIGAYNKYIDMGVDGFRIDSAVHIPRTTWNRRFLPAIQERVTQQFGVEAAKNFFVFGEVGAFVNDKWNRGSVNHSAQFFTWKERKEYNADDTKAALEMYDYEEKLGTGAQPTSANAFLDGNAYHTPDHSKFSGMNVIDMRMHMNFGDANNAYNNGRDSDDSYNDATYNVVYVDSHDYGPNKSSERYPGGTDAWAENMALMWTFRGIPTLYYGSEIEFQAGKKIDCGPSCPLATTGRAYYGDHVAGTVEASDFGKVSSATGEVANTLSKPLVKHVQRLNEIRRAVPALQMGQYSTEGITGEMAYKRRYTDAASGVDSFALVTVTGAATYTGIPNGTYRDAVTGDTKVVADGKLSVAAPGKGNMRVYVLDLGGRNAAPGKVGAAGPYLK